From the Anguilla rostrata isolate EN2019 chromosome 5, ASM1855537v3, whole genome shotgun sequence genome, the window GCATTGTTCAACGTACTGTAAGTTGAGTcaaatcaatttcaattcagTAAATCTaggaaatgcaaataaaaatattaagaatATTATGGATATTTTAAGCTCATTtatctgaatttaaaataatttttttcacaaaattggCTGAGTTGACCCCCAAACGTGCATGTGAATAAAAATGGatatttaaataagaaaaaaactgataatggacaaaacattattttttagaagattattaaaacatgtattttctGCAATCATTCACAAAGTAATTTTTTATGAGAAACTGGAAACAACTGCTATTTTATCAATCAAACCCTAGACCCTGTTCCTGAACAATTCTCAGTCTCTTTAGATTAACCCTCTCCGTTTCTATTTATCCGTCATCCCCCaccttctctcccttctcccaccctccctctatTGTTTTATAATCCTGGCTTgattaaatgaaacaaatctgtaagtgaccccactaaaccttttcttctttcattgtgtgtgtgtgtgtgtgtgtgcatgtatttgcatgtgtgtgtgtgtgtgtgtgcatgtatttgcaatgtgtgtgtgtgtggacgctGAGAGATGCAATATTATGCTAAAGCCTGTACTTTATCTTCTCATTGTGGCACACGTGTATGCTCTGATACCTACAGTATAATACACCAGCAGAAGGAGCTTAAGGGCACTGTCTCCAACATGAAGGCTTAGCTAAACCTGCAGCATTACATCTGCAGCAATACAGCCGCAGCATTACAGCCGCAGCAATACATCTGCAGCAATACATCTGCAGCATTGCACCTGCAGCAATACATCTGCAGCATTGCACCTGCAGCATTAcatctgcagctctgcagcaATACATCTGCAGCATTACATCTGCAGTATTACACCTGCAGCATTACATCTGCTGATGTtgatgcgcttgtgtgtgtgcttgtgcgctGTGCAGTTTGTGCGCTTTGTAGTTGCCCGTTGTGTTGTGTGGCTGTGTcgcatgttcgtgtgtgtgtgtgtggtgtgcgcgtgtgtgtgtgtggtggcttgtgtgtgtgcgtgtgtggcgtgtgtgtgtgtgtgtgtgcgtgtgtgtgcggggtgcgtgatgtgtgcgtgtgtgtgtttatgtgtgtgtgtgtgtgtatgtgcgtgcgtgtgtatttgtgtgcgcgcgtgtgtgcgcacgcttgtgtgtgagcgcgcgtgtgtgtgtatgtgtgtgtgcgtgtgtatgtgtgtgtgtgtgcgcgcgcgtgtgtgtgtgtatgtgtgtgtgcgtgtgtatgtgtgtgtgcgtgtgtatgtgtgtgtgtgtgcgcgcacgtgtgtgtgtgtgcgtgcgtgtgtgtgcgtgtgtgcgcgcgtgtgtgtgtgtgtgcgcgtgtgtgtgtgtatgtgtgcgcgtgtgtgtgtgtgtgtgtgtgtatgtgtgtgtgtgtgcgcgcgtgtgtgtgtgtttgtgtgtgtgtgtgtgtgtgtgtgcgcgtgtgtgctcAGGGTTAATGCTCTTTCAGTGCGTCTATTCACAGTCTGCCCAATGCAGCAGTAATCTGCACATGTAATCTGTTCCCATAATTCCTCTGTAATCTGCTGTCATTGCCAGAGGGAACCTCTTTCACGGGGATGGAATATCTgtctcagaaagagagagagaaattaggagagagaaagagagaaagagggaggaagcaAGAGAAAGggggtgtatttttttaaattatagtttTTTCTGTtatcatatttaatttttttgtaactgAGCCTTACATCTGAAAAGACAAtgacagagtgagagggagagagggagagtgagaggatgacagagagggagggagaccaCAAAAGTAACACGATGTGTTCCCCCAAATCTTGCTGGCATATTTGTTGATCCTTATATGGGATGGACACAGATTTGGAGAAATGGGCTAATGACGTAAGAACAGGTCTAACAGGAAATAAGAGTGTATaaataacacgcacacacacacgcatgcacgcgcagaagcacacacaggaaacaggaaaccacatttctgcaaaaaaaagaattccatcgctcctttcctctcctgttgttctttttctcattcttttttcatttattcaaatcaTTCACTAGTAGCTTTTCCTCTTCtccaaaaaatatgttttattttgaaaagtccACTCttttatataaacacacacataaaatgacATCTAATAATGAATAGGTTGATGGTGATGATACGCAAAGTTCAGTAAGAATCATAGTCACTGTTGCGGTTTGACGAAGGTTCTCTACTGTTGTTCACTGTCAATCGTTCCAAacctgagagaaagacagagagagaaagagagacagagagaaaaagcagacaaaaaagGATAGGAAAGAGGGATGAGGAACTGATGCAATTTCAATTGTCACTGAAAGTGTGGCATTTGAAATTGACAAAGTttctatatgtatgtgcatgtgcgcacatgtctctgtgtgtgtctgtgtgtgtgagtgtgagtatatGTATCAGTGTATGTGTCcatgagtgtgtacgtgtgcttatgagcatgtgtatgtgtgtgtgtgtgtgtgtgtgtgcgcgcatacaggtgtgtgtgtgtgtgtgtgtgtgtgtgtgtgtgtgtgtgtgtgcgcgcatacaggtgtgtgtgtgtgcgcgtgtatgtgggtgtctgtgtgtattcacCAGGGCATGACAGCCTCTTGTCAGCATTGCTgttatgagcatgtgtgtgtgtgtgcgtgtgcgcgcatacaggtgtgtgtgtgtgtgtgtgtgtgtgcgtgtgtctgtgtgtattcacCAGGGTATGACAGCCTCTTGTCAGCATTGCTGTTAGGATACAGTGTGCTCTGGACCCTGAAtgacactgagagagagagcgaaagagagagggcgtgggggatggagggaggagggaggaaaagttagttgtgtttttgtggaaaCATGCCAGTCACCAGAAGCACAGCCTCGCTTTatgcccagtgtgtgtgtgactcaccgCTCTCCGTCGGTCCGATCCACTCCCTCTTCCTCCGCCCAAACACTgcaacacagagaacacaccactcactcacagagaacacatcactcactcacaacagAGAGAACACCACTCACAGAgaacacaccactcactcacagagaacACATCACTCACTcgcagcacagagaacacatcACTCCCTCACAACAGAGAGAACACATCACTCACAGAGaacacatcactcactcacagcacagagaacacatctctcactcacagagaacacatcactcactcacagagaacACATCACTCCCTCACAACAGAGAGAACACATCACTCACAGAGAAcgcatcactcactcacagcacagagaacacatcactcactcacagcacagagaacacatcATTCCCTCACAACAGAGAGAACACATCACTCACAGAGAACACATCAAtcactcacagcacagagaacacatctctcactcactgagaacacatcactcactcacaaacagagaacacatcactcactcacagcaTGGAGAACACATCACTTTGCAGTATGTGCAGTATATGCAGTATGTGCAGTATGAATACGCAGGGGGAATGTGCAGTATATGCAGTATGTGCAGTATGAATGCGCAGGGGGAATGTGCAGTATATGCAGTATGTGCAGTATGAATGTGCAGGGGGGATGTGCAGTATGAATGCGCAGGGGGAATGTGTAGTATGAATGCGCAGGCGGAATGTGCAGTATATGCAGTATGTGCAGTATGAATGCGCAGGGGGAATGTGCAGGGGGAATGTGCAGTATGAATGCGCAGGGGGATGTGCAGTATGAATGCGCAGGGGGAATGTACAGTATGAATGCGCAGGGGGAATGTGCAGTATGAATGCGCAAGGGGAATGCGCAGGGAGAATGCGCAGGGGGAATGTGCACTATGAATGCCCAGTATAAATGCGCAGGGGGAATGTGCAGTATGAATGCGTAGGGGGAACGTGCAGTATGAATGCGCAGGGGAATGTGCAGTATGAATGCGCAGGGGGAATGCGCAGTATGAATGCGCAGGGGGAATGCGCAGGGAGTCTCTCTACTCACATCTCTTACAGGCGGTGGTGTAGATTTGTGGTCCGAATCGGACCAGGACAATGACCAAAACCATAACACACAGCAACCCGGTCACTACCTTATAAGCAGCCAGCTCCCTACTGACAGAGTCAAGAGCAGAccctgagagaggggagagagagagaaatcttCACCTAGACCATATACACCCCAAAGGTTACAGTCATTTCATTTAGTAAAATTCCCTAAACAAAACATGacataatacattattttccaatagagacagacacacacacatacgcacatgcacatgcacacgcacacgcacacgcacacgcacacgcacacgcacacgtacaagcacactcacacgcacagggacgcacgcactcacactcacacacacgcaaacacgcacacacgcacacacacacaaagtcacacaaacacacacacacgcactcactcacacacacacacacacactcgcgcacacacacacacacacacacatgcacacgcacagtcacacacactctcacacagtctcacgcagtatcacacacacacacacacacacacacacacacacataccttgGCACTGAATCTGCAGCACTTTGCAGGTTTTGTTGCTGATGGCCCCACTATCCAGGATGTGGAATCCTGGCTCCTTGGCCCCGCCACTGGGGCCCGGGCTCAGGCGGGGCCCACACCGGGCCTCCTGGCACGGCTGCAGGCCCCCAAGATAACTGCCGTCACAGACCGGCTTTGAGTGGGTGGGGCCCAGGTACAGGTAGACCACACCACTGCAGGGGTCATTGCTGCCCCTCAGGCTGAGGAAGGCCAGTGTGGGAGTGGCTGGGGAGGGCAGGGTGGTCTGAGgcggggagagggcggggcagggggggcaccGAATGGGCACAGGGCGTGCGGGGACACACGAGCAAAGTGGGGAccgggaggaagagggagaagaggaggaagcagaggaagatGGCTCAGAGGATGAAGAGGGTGACGGTGGCAGTGTTGCTGCGTTTGTGGTCACGTAGGAGTTTGACACTGCAACAGGAGAAGATGAGCACGGTGTTGATGAAATGTGGCAGAAGTTCAGCAAATCAAATCGAAACTTATTTATACAGtgcatttcataaaacatttcccacaatgcacttcatGGCACAACCTGCCCTGAAACCCCACAAACGCAACTGTCAGAATGTGTTAATGgaggacagaaatgaaaaattccCTCAATTACATAACAACAAGTCTATAAAGCAAAATGGCAGTTGGCTTTAAATCCCATAAATCAACGCAAAAGTGCTCAAGCCTCTGTGGCTGGTGAAAATGAACAGGACGATCCAGACTGATGACACATACAACAGAGATTACCCCACCGACCCACGCTACAGACACGGACATTACGAAGAGCAAGATCAGAATCTATACTCACATCCACCCGTTAAACCAGTGTATAAAAACCCGGCCTTCTGTTTCAGGATCAGGCCCGCAATTATAGACTAGCATATTGATCAGTTCTGCTTTGGCAGCTTGAATGAGTGATGACTAACGGTAACATCCAACAGCAAGGAAATCCCCCTCAGCTAACACACCAACGGCGACATTCCAATAGCGCCATGTCCGCTACAGTTCACAAACCCAAGGTAAACTTTTAACATAAATATGGTCACAAGATAGACATTAGATAAACTAAAATGGCCTCAACGTTTGACATTTGCACgcaataaatgaaatgaaatgaagaccTGGTGTGTGAAATTGGAACCGCAGAGATCTGGACTTACCCACAGCCAGCAGGAACAGAGCCAGGAGGATGTTAATCACCTCGCTGTCCATGAACTGAGAGGCAAGGAAACGGATTCATTCAGCACCATATTTAATGTCATGGAAACAAAGCATTAAAGCAGTTAAAGTAAAACAAcggtccccagccctggccccAGAGAgtcgcagggtctgctggggtccccagccctggtcccggagagccacagggtctgttggggtccccagccctggccccagagagccgcagggtctgttggggtccccagccctggtcccggagagccacagggtctgctggggtccccagccctgctcctggagatctgcaggctctgctggtttCCCATGTCACTCAACACTGATTTGTACAGTCAAAGCAGCCGTTCACATGACAACTCACCTCGCCTGGTTCCTCTGCTCTACGTCACGTCAACTCAGCTATTGGCTGTGATGACCAGGGCAATCAAAGCGGCCACGAAATGCAGGGGATatgagcagccaatcagacgcaggGGATGGTTCGAAGGGCAAAAGCAGAGAACCGGgccttgtttttaaaattttaaggtgaaaataaaatccagcagaccctgcgactcggggctggggctggggacCCTAGCGActggggctggggttggggaCCCTGGAGGGAACAGATGTGGAACCTCATCTAGGTCCTTACATCACACAGGACCGTACACACGTCCAAAGGGAAACCTGAGGATTTAGGGATTTAGAGCTGGTTCTGTTTAAAGTTACAGCAACATCAGTTTAAAGTTATCAGTTACCTcttacacagacaggcagactgagagaaacagaaagagagagatagaatcGTGTTCCTACATATGTAAATGCAGGGCTTGATATTAAGTTTTTGGCTCATCAGCCACTGTAGCTGGAAGTTTTCCAAAGTCATATTCACTGGCCAAAATCCCCAAaaacccctgcccccaccccccaaaaaagtaataaatatatTGGAGAATGCGACTCCATGCACTTGTTTAGGCTTAAGAGAGTATGAGGAGAGTGAAATTCTTATAAAAAGTTGAAAtactaaattaaatcaatattcAGACAGGTTAAACTCTTCTCAATTAATATAAAATCAGGGAACAGGAATTAGTCTAAAACTGGCCTAGCAgcaactttatttatttgtttgtttaaacacacagagataccaacacaaacacaagagtCAGAGTTCATCATTCTGTTGCCAGTAAAAAGTCGCTGATCTGTGCAGTGTATCAGGTACGCGAGCGGTGGACGCTAAGCATGCTAGGCCGGCTCAGTTTCTTCATGCCCGTGATATCTGGTATCTCAAGGCACATCTGCCATAACTGTGGCAATAGCACCACAACACAACGAGCTAGCGTGACTTTTAAAAACTCCTCCGACTCCCGCTTGAACAAAGACACAAATATAGACTACAGACAACATCAGCGACAGTCAAATTCTTTTCAAAAACACCTGAGCGGCAAGCCTCAGGGCATCTCGTATAATACCTGCGATCCCTTTGGCCTAGAACCGTCGAACACAAGCCTGCTGCCACCGTGCTCTTGGCTAGTTAGTCACTACTGCTATCGCCATGAATAACAGCAGCAATTTCACTGTGACGATCACCTGCTCATAGTGAGCCCATTTAAAGCAATGAAAAACCTGTAACTGAGATCAGTTCCAGTGCTCCCTCAGCTGTAAACActcagacaaataaataaatcactgggagattttttcactgaaaaaatgtaaaaatacccAGTGTTTTCTTACCGTGGCAGAAGTGGCAGGgaacagacagaaaaatgatcttGAAATGCACAGCTAAAGGAAGTGTGAAAGGGTGCAAATCtttctcccccacctccctctttctctctctacatcACTGGCTCTTGCTCTTTGCATTAGAGAAGAACTTCCTCACATCAAAGCCAGCGAGAAAGGCATCgctttttccttttcaaaaatgACAGACGGGGAGAGGAGGCACACAGGCAGAGTGGGTGAGAGGACAGAGAATGCGTTAAATACAATAAGGGAAAACTGCCATCTTGTTATCTCTCCATGCAGTGATAATGTACTGCATTAAccctctcagtgcagtgttaatgtactgtattaaccccctctctcatttcagtgttaatgtgctgtactgtattaaccctctctctcagtggtgttaatgtactgtattaaccctctctctctcagtgcagtgttaatgtactgtattaaccccctctctcatttcagtgttaatgtgctgtactgtattaaccctctctctcagtgcagtgataatgtactgtattaaccctctctctcagtgcagtgttaatgcacagtattaaccctctctctctcagtgcagtgttaatgtactgtattaaccccctctctcatttcagtgttaatgtgctgtactgtattaaccctctctctcagtgcagtgttaatgtactgtattaaccctatctcagtgcagtgttaatgtactgtattaaccctctctctcagtacagtgttaatgtactgtattaaccctctctctcagtgcagtgttaatgcacagtattaaccctctctcagtgcagtgttaatgtactgtattaaccctctctctcagtgcagtgttaatgtactgtattaaccctctctctcagtgcagtgttaatgtactgtattaaccctctctctcagtgcagtgttaatgtcctGTATTAACCCCCTCTCTCATttcagtgttaatgtgctgtactgtattaaccctctctctcagtgcagtgttaatgtactgtattaaccctctctctcagtgcagtgttaatgtcctGTATTAACCCCCTCTCTCATttcagtgttaatgtgctgtactgtattaaccctctctctcagtgcagtgttaatgtactgtattaaccctctctctcatttcagtgttaatgtgctgtactgtattaaccctctctctcagtgcagtgttaatgtactgtattaaccctctctctcatttcagtgttaatgtactgtactgtattaaccctctctctcagtgcagtgttaatgtcctGTATTAACCCCCTTTCTCATttcagtgttaatgtgctgtactgtattaaccctctctctcagtgcagtgttaatgtactgtactgtattaaccctctctctcagtgcagtgttaatgtcctGTATTAACCCCCTTTCTCatttcagtgttaatgtactgtattaaccctctctctcagtgcagtgttaatgtactgtattaaccctctctcagtgcagtgttaatgtactgtattaaccctctctctcagtgcagtgttaatgtactgtattaaccctctctctcagtgcagtgttaatgtactgtattaaccctctctctctcagtgcagtgttaatgtactgtattaaccctctctctcagtgcagtgttaatgtactgtattaatcctctctctcagtgcagtgctaatgtactgtactgtattaaccctctctctgtgcagtgttaatgtactgtattaaccctctctctgtgcagtgttaatgtactgtattaaccctctctctctgtgcagtgttaatgtactgtattaaccctctctctctgtgcagtgctaatgtactgtattaaccctctctctctgtgcagtgttaatgtactgcattaaccctctctctcagtgcagtgttaatgtactgtactgcattaaccctctctctcattgcagtgttaatgtgctgtattaaccctctctctcagtgcagtgttaatgtactgtactgtattaaccctctctctcagtggtgttaatgtactgtactgtattaaccctctaacagtgcagtgttaatgtactgtattaaccctctctctcagtggtgttaatgtactgtattaaccctctctctcagtggtgttaatgtactgtattaaccctctaaCAGTGCAggattaatgtactgtactgtattaaccctctctctctgtggtgttaatgtactgtactgtattaaccctctctctcagtgcagtgttaatgtactgtattaaccctctctctctgtggtgttaatgtaatgtactgtattaaccctctctcagtgcagtgttaatgtactgtattaaccctctctctcattgcagtgttaatgtgctgtattaaccctctctctcagtgcagtgttaatgtactgtattaaccctctctctcattgcagtgttaatgtgctgtattaaccctctctcagtgcagtgttaatgtactgtattaaccctctctctcagtgcagtgttaatgtactgtattaaccctctaaCAGTGCAggattaatgtactgtactgtattaaccatctagcagtgcagtgttggcacaatgaacaatgagGTGTTTGGgttattattgttaaatcttCATCAgcacctctccccccacctcctcctcggTAGGTTtactcacccctccctcctccctcgttccgtcattttctctttcagttcaTTTGATCTTTCGCTGGTGGTTTTCCGTTCCGTAGCTTTACAGGAAGACACGTCAACTCGCGTTATCCTGtttgcccccccgcccccccgctcccccgagCGCAGTCTTCAGTTTCCCTAACAGGTTCACGGCTACAAGTGCACgtgtaaaaaaaaccccaaatgcTCATTAACAGCACAAGAACAAACTCAGAATAATTACTGTCATTAACAAATCATTTATAATTAACAAACCagaaaagcaaatacatttttaaaatacacataaaaaagaataaatagaacTAAGCTGGTAAAagatataatttaatatttaatagacGAATGGAGTGTTTTGTTTAAAGAGCTGGTGTCTGGGTGGGTTTTAGAATTTACTGCCATCAggtttgtacctttttacaTTAAATCAACAAACTAATGTGGCAATACACCTCTTGCAGTTTAGAAAGCAGTCTTTGGGTAACAAGCAAACGCCACGACCGATTTGGGACAATGCAGTCAGCCACATTCTCCCCTGaaacacaggtgagacacattttaatttttattcacacacacataccattgCTGTCGTCAAGTGCCAGTCAATTCTAAAGTCCCTATTACCTAAATCCAAGTCTGAATTCATGTGACGAGTGCCAGACCAGACAAGACCAAggttaaaaaattaacaaaaaaaaagatggaaaagTCTAAATGAAATTTGAGattcaaaagaaaaaggcaacctctgaaaatatttttccttattttccaAATGAATGATAGTATTGGATAGTGTAATCAGGATGACTTCACCCAGAGAAGTTTAATTCACTGGCAGGGTGGGGTTTAAAATGAAGCCGCATGTTCTACGAGTAAAAACTGACATGAATCACAAATCAACATGAAGCTCATTCTTTACCTgcaaacctaaccctaaccctaaccctaaacgcACTGAGAGATGGCATTTTTTAAGGCTGATCAGAGATGTTATTT encodes:
- the LOC135255924 gene encoding T-cell surface glycoprotein CD5 yields the protein MDSEVINILLALFLLAVVSNSYVTTNAATLPPSPSSSSEPSSSASSSSPSSSRSPLCSCVPARPVPIRCPPCPALSPPQTTLPSPATPTLAFLSLRGSNDPCSGVVYLYLGPTHSKPVCDGSYLGGLQPCQEARCGPRLSPGPSGGAKEPGFHILDSGAISNKTCKVLQIQCQGSALDSVSRELAAYKVVTGLLCVMVLVIVLVRFGPQIYTTACKRLFGRRKREWIGPTESVSFRVQSTLYPNSNADKRLSYPGLERLTVNNSREPSSNRNSDYDSY